The stretch of DNA GAGCAACCTGTACCGCATGGAAACCACGTTCCGCACGGCGGATGGAAGTGATCTGCCGTTCGTGACGGGAACGGTAAAGCGCGAAGGGCTCGTCGGGAGCAACCGCCGCAGCGGGCCCATGGGATGGCTGGCCACCTGGGGCCCGGTGGAGCGCAAGAACGGCGGCCACGGCAACCTGGCCACGGCGGTGCTGCTGGACAGCGCGCGCTTTATCGACGTGCAGGAGACGGCGGACCATTATCTGGTGACGAGCCGCGCGCGGTCCGGCGTGCCGGTGGTGCAGTACGCCGGCGCGGGATGGACTGCCAGCGGCGACTTCGCCACGGTGGAGGAGTGGTGGCGCTACCTGGACACCGCCGCCCGCCGCATCGCCAATCCCATCCGCGTCACCATGGGCTCCGCGACGCGCTGAGCGAGGCGGCGCACCGTTGCGCGTTCTGGTCAAAAGAAGACATGGCCCCGCGACTCGATGGAGTCGCGGGGCCATTCTCGTCTTCTCCGATTCATCCGAATCTGCGTAACTGTCCCGCCCACTCGTCAGGCGACTGGCCAGTAGATTCGCGTGAGGGGAAGAAGCACACGGCCCTGCGCATCGAACCGGTCGTAGTGCTCCACCACCAGCGATGCCAGATCATCAAGGTCTACCAGGGTCAGCGGAAAGCTCGCCCGCTCGGCCTCGTACTTCGCCTCCTGAGTGAAACCGCCGGTGCTCACGTACAGGCCGTTCTCCCCCGAGCGGAGCCCGCCCAGAAAGCTCCGGATCAGTGGAGCGCCGATGGGGTTCCTGGGCCGGTGCTTTACTTCGGCGACGATCCGCGGCGACTGAAAGCCCAGCCCGTCGGGAGACGCCGTCACATCGCGGCCCCGGTCGGGCCCCTTGCCGGTTACGCGAGCCTTGTATCCCATGGCTCGCAGCACGGACGCAGTCAGTTCTTCCATGTCCGAGGGGGACAGGCTCAGGAGGCGGTCCTTGATGAACTCGTGCGCTCGATCCACAAGATCGCGCCGGATCACCTCCCAGTCGGTTTCTGATTCGGGGCCCGTTTCCGGCTCCGCCTGGGGAAACGCCTCCGGGCTGGGCCGCGGGGGAAGCGGATCTTCATCGACGGAGCCAGCTTCAGCGCGAACCGCGAGCGCCTCCAGTTCCTGAGCTACATCCGGTCCAGGCTGGAACAGCGTCAACGTGCTGCCGAGAACGTTCCTGGACTCCACCGACAGATCGTCACGGTTCACCTGCGACGTCCAGGATACGGACCGCACATGGGCGTAATCAGGAACCCGGCCCGGCTCGTACTCATACCCGCCCGTGATTTCCCCAATCAGATACTGCCGCGTTGCCGGATCGTAGGTGATGACGCGATCACCGGGCTTCATCTCGCCGCGAAACCTCCAAGCCATGGAAGCAGCGTTCCCCAGCGCTCCAGGCTTCCGGTCCTGGCCGGTGTCCCAGATGCGCTGCCTCATCTCCGCCAGCGACTGGATCGGTGTGAAATCGCCGGACTCTCTGAACCCGATGGCCACACACTGCCGTTCCTTGAAAGCGTCAGCGAGGTAGCCCCGCTCACCAGCCCGAACCATCCAGAGCCGTTCCATACCTGACTCCAATCCTGAAGTTGAGATTGCCGGAATCACATCGCGGCTGAGCGGGCCGGGGCCCGCATCCATCTGCCTGCCTTCTGCGCAGCGTGGCCGCGACCCAGCGGGGCGTAGACGAACCCGAATTGCAGACGCAGGGGCCTGCGTCGTGCACACGTCCGGCGCGCTCCATCCGCCGGTGCGGCACAGGCCGGCGGTTGCGCGCGGCGACCCGGGGTTCCAACCGGGCGCGAAACGTACCGCGAATACGGCAAGACGATGTCAGCAACTTCAGCGTATGCGGCTCAAGGTCCCGACGCGCCCATCGCCCCGCTCACCATCGAGCGGCGCGAGCTTCGGCCCACGGATGTGCAGATCGAGATCCTGTACTGCGGCGTCTGCCACAGCGATCTGCACACGGCGCGAAACGAGTGGCAGCACACCGTCTATCCCGTCGTGCCCGGCCACGAGATCGTGGGCCGCGTGACGGCGGTCGGCTCGCAGGTCTCCAAGTTCCACGCCGGTGACCTGGCCGGCGTGGGATGCATGGTGGATTCCTGCCGCGAGTGCAGCAACTGCAAGCGCGGGCTAGAACAGTACTGCAAGGTGGGCAACGTGGGCACCTACAACGGCGTGGACCGCCACGACGGCTCCATCACCCGCGGCGGGTATTCGAAGCAGATCGTCGTCGATCAGGACTTCGTGCTGCGCGTGTCCGACAGCCTGCCGCTGCCCGGCGTGGCGCCGCTGCTGTGCGCGGGGATCACCACGTGGTCGCCGCTGCGCCACTGGAAGGTGGGCGCGGGGCACAAGGTGGGCGTCGTCGGCCTGGGCGGATTGGGCCACATGGCGGTCAAGCTGGCCGCCTCGTTCGGCGCGGAAGTCACCATGCTCAGCACGTCGCCGGACAAGGAAGCGGACGCGCGGCGGCTGGGCGCGCACAAGTTCGCCCTCACGCGCGACGCGGCGCAGCTTCAGGGGCTGGCGGGGTACTTCGATTTCATCATCGACACGGTTTCCGCCGAGCACGACTACAATCAGTACCTGCAGATGCTGGATACGGACGGCGTGATGATCTGCGTGGGCGCGCCGCCCACGCCGGCCCAGATCGCCGTCTTCGCGCTGATGGGCGGACGCCGCAGCCTGGCGGGATCGGGGATCGGCGGCATCGCTGAAACGCAGGAAATGCTGGATTACTGCGCCGAGCACGGCATCACCTCCGACGTGGAGGTGATCGACATCGCCACAATCAACGAGGCGTACGAGCGCATGCTCAGGAGCGACGTCCGCTACCGCTTCGTCATCGACATGGCCACGCTGGCCTGAGTCCGGCCGATACGGAACACGACGCCCCGGGAACCGATGCAGGCTCCCGGGGCGTCGTGCGTCCACAACTCAGGCGGATGGCCCTCGCGCAGCCATGCCGGGCCGCGGATCAACCGCATCCGTGATCCGGGGAAGCGATCCGGTTGCCGTCAGGCCAGCGACAGGCAGCGCTCCACGGCTTCCACGATCTCGCGCGGCTCGCACGGCTTGGTGAGATGGCAGAAGGCGCCCGCTTCGGCCGAGCGCTCGCGGTCCTCCGGCAGTGCCGAGGCGGTAAAGATGATGATGGGGATGGAGGCCGTCCGCGCGTCGTCCTTGATCTGGCGCGTCATCATCCACCCGTCCACCCGCGGCAGCCGCACGTCCATCAGCACCGCGTGCGGCCGGCGCTCCATGATCAGGAGCATCGCCTGGTCGGCATCCACCGCGGACAGCGTCTGGTAGCCGTGGTGGCGCAGAATGGTAGTGGCGATGTCCATGTGAGCCGCGTCGTCATCGACGATCAGCACGGTGGCAGCAGGCATGGGCAGCGGCGGGCAGAGGCCATCCAGGCGGGGCGCAGCGGAGCATCCCCGATCAACCCATGATGACGATCTGTTTCCGCGTAACGTCACGGGGCACCGCCGCTTGAGCCGTGCCGGCCGGGCCGTCACCACCACCTCCAGCCCATCCATCCTGACCGGCAGAGCGCCGGATGCAGCCACGGGGCGGACAAGCGATTTGCTCCGGGTCCGCATCGATGGCCTGCCGGTCATCCTCCCGCGCCCACCGGCTGCCGCGGGAATGGGCGCGGGTCTGCACAACCCCACCGGCATTGTGCCGTGCACAAAAAATCGCCCGAAAAGGAAAGAACTTCCACTCCTGGAAGG from Longimicrobium terrae encodes:
- a CDS encoding restriction endonuclease — its product is MERLWMVRAGERGYLADAFKERQCVAIGFRESGDFTPIQSLAEMRQRIWDTGQDRKPGALGNAASMAWRFRGEMKPGDRVITYDPATRQYLIGEITGGYEYEPGRVPDYAHVRSVSWTSQVNRDDLSVESRNVLGSTLTLFQPGPDVAQELEALAVRAEAGSVDEDPLPPRPSPEAFPQAEPETGPESETDWEVIRRDLVDRAHEFIKDRLLSLSPSDMEELTASVLRAMGYKARVTGKGPDRGRDVTASPDGLGFQSPRIVAEVKHRPRNPIGAPLIRSFLGGLRSGENGLYVSTGGFTQEAKYEAERASFPLTLVDLDDLASLVVEHYDRFDAQGRVLLPLTRIYWPVA
- a CDS encoding NAD(P)-dependent alcohol dehydrogenase; this encodes MSATSAYAAQGPDAPIAPLTIERRELRPTDVQIEILYCGVCHSDLHTARNEWQHTVYPVVPGHEIVGRVTAVGSQVSKFHAGDLAGVGCMVDSCRECSNCKRGLEQYCKVGNVGTYNGVDRHDGSITRGGYSKQIVVDQDFVLRVSDSLPLPGVAPLLCAGITTWSPLRHWKVGAGHKVGVVGLGGLGHMAVKLAASFGAEVTMLSTSPDKEADARRLGAHKFALTRDAAQLQGLAGYFDFIIDTVSAEHDYNQYLQMLDTDGVMICVGAPPTPAQIAVFALMGGRRSLAGSGIGGIAETQEMLDYCAEHGITSDVEVIDIATINEAYERMLRSDVRYRFVIDMATLA
- a CDS encoding response regulator encodes the protein MPAATVLIVDDDAAHMDIATTILRHHGYQTLSAVDADQAMLLIMERRPHAVLMDVRLPRVDGWMMTRQIKDDARTASIPIIIFTASALPEDRERSAEAGAFCHLTKPCEPREIVEAVERCLSLA